GTTATTTTTTTAAGTTGGGACTGTTGACGGCCATCAAcaaatagttgggattattaaaatcaaaTATTCCTACAAACTAACATATGTGTCACTGATAACGCCCAATGGTTCTTTTTTGCTAATATAGTTGGATCATGTATCATCACACGCTTATATGATATTTAATATAGTGGATCATGTATCATCGCGCGCTTATATGATATTTAGGTAATGCGTAGTGGGGCGTTTTGGTCCCTCATAGCGCCGGTATGGCGCCGTCTACACCACCACCATGGGCGCTATGCCCAAAAAATTTTTTGAAGCGCGATGTTCATCGCGGCGTGATGAGGAGATGAATTTGATTTTTTGACCGTTACAAACGGtcactttaataaaaaaaaatcaatttatttttcaaacttttctttaAATCATTCTTCTCCCCTATTTTTTTACCACACACACTCAAACATTCTCATCTCTtccatatttttttaaaattcttGATATTTTATACAATGCATCCATTCAACCGTGGCTTCATTCCTCCCCGATCTAGTGCGGACCCAAACCAAAGTGGTAATCCTACTCGCCCCGTGGCGCCGGTTCCCACTAGACCCAACCCTTTCGGCTCTGGTTTTCTCGATTACAATCAACAAAGTCCCGGGTTTATGAATCTTTTGAACCAACCGCTATCATGGGACCCTAATCTCTACGGGTGGAACCCAAATCAAAACACGGATGGGATGGGGTCGTCTCAAGCGTTTGGGTCGGCTCAAGCTTTCGGCTCCCCACTACACGAACCCGATGTTGttccggagacgcaacccgaggTACCGGATACGCAACCGGAGAcgcaaaaaggaaaaggaaaagcaaAACGGGCACATAAAAAGAAAGTGGAAACCAACACCCGAGCAAAAAAAAATGTGATAACGTGGGAGCCCGAAGAGGAGTATGCGTTAACCCGCGCTTTCATCGATGTTTCGGAGGACCCGGTCatatgtatgttttttttttctgtttttaaatttattttctgttttttttattttctgttttgtttttttttctgttttatatttattttctgttttttatttattttctgttttttttattttctgttttttattaattttctgttttttattattttatgttttttattattttcagttttttttttaaattttgcactaacattttattttgttttttttttgtagcaaacaatcaaagtaaaaCCGTATTTTGGAACCGAATACGAGAACTCTTTTTCGAGCTCATGGGTAGAGGAGAGGAATACCGCCTACCGGACTCTATATCGGGGAAGTGGACCGATATAAACAGGAAatgcacaaactttcaaaccgtgTACCAATGCTTGTATTCCGGATGGAAAAGTGGAAGTAGCGATGAAGACATTACGCAAGAGGCATTGGTCGAGTATACGGAGGCTAAAGGCCATTTCCTGTACATGAAGTGTTGGCAAATCCTTCGCCATAGCCCCAAATGGGCCATCGTATCTACTCCAAGTGGTCGTTCGGGAAATACACGGCCATCAAAGAGGTCCAAAACAAACGAGTCGGGTGAACCCGAAACGCCAACCTCCGACGCTCGAAACACCACCGACTTGAACGAGGATATTCCGGATGCCGAGCCGGTGGAGGAGCTACCAAGACCGCCCGGAAGAAAAAGTCGGGCGAAAAAACCCGAGTCGTCGTCGATGTCTATGGGAACGGATATGAGTAACGCATTTTCGGAGATAAACAATCGACTTCAAGACATACACGAACTCGGTAATAAACGTTTGGAGGAGAACCGCGAAGTTACGGAGATTATGCGGGATCGACAATGGGCTCATGACTTTGAGTTCTACTCCAAACCGCATGACCACTTAACGGGAAAAGCTTTGGAAATGGCGTTGGCACAAAAGGAGcggattgaaaaaaaatataatctttgattgtgtaattttttttatgctagtttaatgtttttttttctagtttaatgttttttaattttattgtacttttttttatttaatgaaatgaattttatttttaaaaaagttacaaatgaattaaaaaataagtaatgattacacaggggctttatgactacggcctcaaattgcataacgTCCCATAAAGCCCCGaagtgacgtggcatgccacatgttGCATAACGCCCctaaaagggctttatgactacacatgcctCATAGGAATTTGGTATGCAACATAGGGTCTAGTTTGTATTTCAGATCATTAATGAGGGCCTAATTTGTTTTTGAGCAACAAGGTTTGCTTGTTATGAATTAGATTGTTGTTATTTCTATTAATTTCAAGTTTATATCCCGCCTAATTATTGTATTAGAAGGTTCCCATTTAAATTAACAAAGGGTTGACatgaaaatacataaattaaATGGATTCTTAATGTCATTATGTCAAGGCTAAGAAGATAACATTTATTGTATAAATCCTGATATGAATCATTGTCTATTTAAAGTAAACTAATTGTATCATGTAAATTTTACATGTAGATTGTTCCTGAAAATCGTTAATCAAAAGCGAGAGCCAAGAGGAATACATACGGCTTCAAAATACACCAACGTCTCATCATCACAATATTAACCCTAAAGCAAAACGTGTAATCCCTATACCTAAAATCAACAGAATAGGTTTAGAGGTTATTTGGAAAGAAGCCAACAATCCTAAAATGTGTTAAATACCTAAAATAACGTTGGCACTATAGCCCCGACGTTGGTTTTTAATATATACTAGTAactagtaatagtaatagtaatagtaatatgaCCTGCAAGCGATGCGCTGCGGGTTCGTTGCAAACATCAAATGAATCAGTCaaaacgttatgtgatgcgttaaccatatgaaaacccGTGTTTCAACGTATCCAATTTAACTCAGCGTAACTTGTATAAGCATTGCATTTGGATCAAAatgtaaagtaaatcaaatttataccatACAATCATAACATATTTATATGTGACCTGACCCACACATAGGAATCGTACCCAAAAAAGAAAAAACATAAAAGCGTGTATAAAGAAAAAATGATACGTATAATCAAAATGGATTAATTAGAGtataaaaataaaccaaaaaatgACAAAAGAAAACACATTCACATCAAGGGGACATCATGagtgttttgcaaagtaaaattGTACCTGTCGCACGTTGGgggcgcgggggggggggggggggtcgaagcGTAGAGTGACTCGAATTTATACCatcgaatgaaaacgtattatattattatatttgaACTGACTCGTTTTGGAACAAAATTTAGGCCGAAATGTTTGACCATCCAAAATGCACATAAAATAAGCATAAAGATGTATTATATTTGAAAAGAtttgttttgaaaaaaagttAGCGTCAAACCGTAGACGAACTCGAATTTATACATACACGTACGTAAAAATACGCACgcaaaaaaaaatagtttttaaaaagTAAAGGAACGAACGGGGTAAACTCAAAACTTTAAAAACTTGAGAGGGTCAAAATGACATTTTATAAAGATTTTAAAGACAAAAAACAAATTAGTTCATTAAAACAGAAATTAACGATCAAGTGTTATGGAAGAAAAAATAAATTAGTTAAATACCGGAGGGTTAAATCATGCCAAGAGAAGATGATAAGGGGCTAGGGTTGCCAGATGCAAAAGTTGAGGGGGTTTGGTGGAAAGCAGAAACCACCGACTTTGTACTTTCAGATTATGTATAATTGTAATAATGTTACGGCAATCAAATTTGAGTATCATCCTTTTATACTCGTGCTTGCGATTGCTTCAAAATACACTAACTTCGCgtatctttttttttcttcattcATTCTGGGAGTTGATTAGCCAATGATGTTGTGTATcgatttttttctttcttttatcgGTTAAAGATGTCATCACGGCTCACAAGAATGCTTATGGGGATAACAAGAAAAGGAAGGCGATACATGCGATTGTTTTCACGGCTACGTGGTGCCTATGGAAATTTAGGAACGAAGTCATTTTCGTTAATAAAAGCGTCAACGTGGCGAACATAAAAGAAGATATCAAGGTGTTGGGTTATTTGTGGATTAAAAATAGATCGATATATAAGAGTATTACGTGGAGGGATTGGTCATTGGTGATTTGGTGTAACTTTAATTTGTAAGTCATGTGTGTTTTGTTGGCCCTAGCGATTTGCTAATGGccgtttttttttttatgaaagttGCTGTTAAAAAATGTATAATCAAATTTCAATTTCCAACTATGAGATTTTGTTAGGTATAAAAATTCCATGCTGACTTGTACAATCAACGCTTATGTATTTATTTGGTTGTATTTTTTCTCAATGTAATGTAATAGTGGTTTATGCTAAAAATCAATATAAGAGTATAAGTCTTTACTCTTTAGTCCATGCCTATGTGTTATAGGTTTAACAAATGTTTATGCAATTCTCAGTCTCAGTATTCATACAATTATCTAATTGGTGCATGCATATTTAATTATTATCAACATCAATGTAAAAGAGACCCGTGACTATAAGTTGCATGTCATAATGTATCAAATGCAAAGTTATCTTccaattttaaaattaaaacaaaaaaatatatgaaaagaAAAAACTAATGCCCAGAATCCACAGCCAAAAGGAAGAAATTTTGCCAAACTGAAATTTCCAAG
The Helianthus annuus cultivar XRQ/B chromosome 6, HanXRQr2.0-SUNRISE, whole genome shotgun sequence genome window above contains:
- the LOC110913418 gene encoding uncharacterized protein LOC110913418; this translates as MHPFNRGFIPPRSSADPNQSGNPTRPVAPVPTRPNPFGSGFLDYNQQSPGFMNLLNQPLSWDPNLYGWNPNQNTDGMGSSQAFGSAQAFGSPLHEPDVVPETQPEVPDTQPETQKGKGKAKRAHKKKVETNTRAKKNVITWEPEEEYALTRAFIDVSEDPVISNNQSKTVFWNRIRELFFELMGRGEEYRLPDSISGKWTDINRKCTNFQTVYQCLYSGWKSGSSDEDITQEALVEYTEAKGHFLYMKCWQILRHSPKWAIVSTPSGRSGNTRPSKRSKTNESGEPETPTSDARNTTDLNEDIPDAEPVEELPRPPGRKSRAKKPESSSMSMGTDMSNAFSEINNRLQDIHELGNKRLEENREVTEIMRDRQWAHDFEFYSKPHDHLTGKALEMALAQKERIEKKYNL